TGAAGGAACCGCCTTATTGGCATATCCCCTGAAGGTAAAGTTTTCTAGTATGAGCTGCAACTTTGATCTGAAGGTATAAAAGTCTGTTCAAAAGTTTCCTGAAGAATTTTAACAAAAAATTTAAACTATGGACTCAATAGACAATATTGAGGATATACACGGATATTGGGTACAGGCAAATTATCCATTCAATTGCTTTTATACAGGTTTATTTTTTGCTGTATGGAACATTATCTCTAATCGCAGGGATGAAACCAATGCTTGGAAAAAGAATTTTCCAGACTTTGAGCAAGATAGTCGTAGCTTACGCCGGCATGGCATTGATCTCAGTTTCACATTCACCTTCTTTTGATCCATCAGGGAACCGGGAGATTAAAAATGGAGATATAAACAAAGAAACAGAGAGAAAAAAGAAGATACAGGAAACCCTTTCCAGAATAGCTTCGATCTTTGCATATCCGGATGATATCGATGAAGCCATTAATGAAGCGCTCAGGGAAACAGGCCGGTTGTGTAATGCAAGCAGAAGTTATCTTTTCCTTTTTCATGAAAAACAGGCCACAATGGATAATACGCATGAATGGTGCGCTGTGGGTGTAAAACCCCAGAAGGAAAAACTCCGGAACCTTTCCATAGATATGTTTCCCTGGTGGCTCAGCAATCTGAAGAAAGGAGAGATGATCCACATAAAAGATCTTGCATCCCTTCCGACAGAGGCATCCGCAGAGAAAAAGATCATGGAAGAGCAGGATATAAAGTCAGTTCTGTCATTGCCTGTTTTCATAGACGGAGAGCTGAAGGGGTTTATCGGGTTTGATAATGTCAGTGAGACCGGGGAATGGAAACCTGAAGACATAGACAGCCTGTTCACTTTGAGCACTCTCATGACCATGGCCCTGAAGAATAATCGGATGCAAGCGGAAATAGAGCAGCGGGCAAACCACCTCAAAAAGATCCTTGACCTCTCATCAGTACCCATTCTGATCGCATCCGAAGACGGGACAAGCAAATACCTGAACAGGAGATTCACTGGTACCTTTAAATATGAACTTACAGACATACCGGACCTTGAACACTTTTTCAGATTAACGATACCGGACACCAGATTAAGAAAAGTTGCCATCAATGAATGCAAAACCAAAATGGAAGACCCATTACCGGGTACGAATCCAGTAGAATGGGAGATCCTATGTAAAGATGGAAGTACCCGGATAGTCAACATAAACCACACCATTGTAGATAGGGATAGTATTTTCATTTTTATCGATCTGACCGAAAGAAAAAGATCAGAAGAAATGCTGCACCTTAATGAATCAAGGCTTGAAGCACTTCTTGACCTTAACAGGAAAAAAGACCTTTCTGTAAAAGAAATAGCGGATTTTGCTCTTGAAAAAGGTGTACATCTAACAAGTAGTAAGGTAGGGTATATTGCATTCCTGGACAGGGACAGAAGCACACTTACTATAGATTCTTGGTCAAGTGAAGTTGGCAAAAAGTGTAAAACTGCAGAACGCCCCAGGGTATTCCAGCTGAGTAATACAGGTCTCTGGGGAGAGGTGGCAAGGCAGGAAAAGCCAATTGTTCTCAATGAGTACGATTCTCCGTCTCCTATGAAGAAAGGATATCCCCCAGGACACATAAAACTGGAACGCACTCTTAACGTACCCATATTCGATGGAAAGAAACTGGTTGGTGTTGCAGGTGTTGCCAACAAGGACAACGATTACGATCAATCGGACATACACCAGCTCATGCTACTGATGGAAGGGATGTGGGAAATAATTGAGCACATAAAAGCAGATGAGAAACTCAGAAGTTACACAGAGGAACTTACAAAACTCAATGTTGAATTGCAGCAGCTAAATAGTGAAATGAAATATGTGGAAGAGATAAAGAGGAATTTCCTTGCAAACGTAAGCCACGAGCTAAGAACCCCGCTTATGCCGATCGTGGGATACAGCGGATTGTTGTCCGAGGAATATTTCGGGAAGCTGAATGGCAGGCAGAAAGAAATACTCAGCATTGTGATCAAGAACGGTGAACACCTGAAACGTCTTATAGACTCCTTACTTTACCTGAGCTCCCTGCAGACAAAGGAGTTCAATTACGAGCGTGACTTCCTGCAACTAACAGATGTGATAAATAAGGCAATATCCATCACATCCATGGAGAACAGCGATTCACAGAAGAAAATCGTATTCGAGCCAGGCGAAACACTCCCTTTGATATATGCCGATAAAGACTACATCAGCGAGCTTTTCATACATTTGCTTAACAATGCATACAAATTCACATACAACGGTGGAACAATAAGCATAACCGCAGAGTCTGATAACAAGC
The window above is part of the Methanolobus zinderi genome. Proteins encoded here:
- a CDS encoding GAF domain-containing protein, with translation MLGKRIFQTLSKIVVAYAGMALISVSHSPSFDPSGNREIKNGDINKETERKKKIQETLSRIASIFAYPDDIDEAINEALRETGRLCNASRSYLFLFHEKQATMDNTHEWCAVGVKPQKEKLRNLSIDMFPWWLSNLKKGEMIHIKDLASLPTEASAEKKIMEEQDIKSVLSLPVFIDGELKGFIGFDNVSETGEWKPEDIDSLFTLSTLMTMALKNNRMQAEIEQRANHLKKILDLSSVPILIASEDGTSKYLNRRFTGTFKYELTDIPDLEHFFRLTIPDTRLRKVAINECKTKMEDPLPGTNPVEWEILCKDGSTRIVNINHTIVDRDSIFIFIDLTERKRSEEMLHLNESRLEALLDLNRKKDLSVKEIADFALEKGVHLTSSKVGYIAFLDRDRSTLTIDSWSSEVGKKCKTAERPRVFQLSNTGLWGEVARQEKPIVLNEYDSPSPMKKGYPPGHIKLERTLNVPIFDGKKLVGVAGVANKDNDYDQSDIHQLMLLMEGMWEIIEHIKADEKLRSYTEELTKLNVELQQLNSEMKYVEEIKRNFLANVSHELRTPLMPIVGYSGLLSEEYFGKLNGRQKEILSIVIKNGEHLKRLIDSLLYLSSLQTKEFNYERDFLQLTDVINKAISITSMENSDSQKKIVFEPGETLPLIYADKDYISELFIHLLNNAYKFTYNGGTISITAESDNKHVSISIADDGVGISEEKLEKIFDVFYQGDGSKTRKFSGTGIGLHMCKKICEDHGGDIRIESKENSGTTVHLRFPIYTEE